The Mustela erminea isolate mMusErm1 chromosome 18, mMusErm1.Pri, whole genome shotgun sequence genome has a window encoding:
- the SCIMP gene encoding SLP adapter and CSK-interacting membrane protein has protein sequence MVLCRALQEEILAPGSLKTQLPWKKDKAAWGAWSSPARGLSRKGKCGLAGAHCSGVGGRPVGEESLLPAASGPPQSGSRSPLSRTQMDTLATKGPTAMDWWRDNFWIILAVAIILVSSGLGLILYCACRQLLRQGKKWEIATPWEDKQRDEEKMYENVLNEPSVQLPPLPPRGVLFPEHTFPQETPSEPPATYSRVNKLRDKKTMSIPSYIEPLDDYDDVEIPIHMEKQRF, from the exons ATGGTCCTATGCAGGGCCTTGCAGGAGGAGATCCTGGCTCCTGGGAGCCTCAAGACCCAGCTTCCCTGGAAGAAGGACAAGGCTGCCTGGGGCGCATGGTCCTCCCCCGCCCGAGGGCTGAGCAGGAAGGGGAAGTGTGGTCTGGCTGGGGCTCACTGCTCTGGGGTGGGCGGGAGGCCTGTGGGTGAGGAAAGTCTCCTACCAGCTGCGTCGGGGCCACCGCAGTCGGGCTCCCGCAGTCCCCTCAGCCGCACACAGATGGACACCCTTGCAACCAAG ggcccCACTGCAATGGACTGGTGGAGGGACAATTTCTGGATCATTCTAGCTGTGGCCATCATCCTCGTCTCCTCAGGCCTGGGCCTCATCCTGTATTGTGCTTGTCGGCAGCTGCTCAGGCAGG GCAAGAAGTGGGAGATTGCCACGCCCTGGGAAGACAAGcaaagagatgaagagaagatGTACGA gAATGTTCTTAACGAGCCGTCGGTTCAGTTACCCCCTCTGCCGCCCAGGGGGGTGCTTTTTCCGGAACACACGT TCCCACAGGAGACCCCAAGTGAGCCACCAGCTACGTACTCGCGGGTCAACAAACTTAGAGACAAGAAGACCATGTCCATCCCGAGCTACATCGAGCCCCTGGATGATTACGATGATGTTGAAATCCCCATACATATGGAAAAGCAGCGTTTCTGA